One genomic window of Glycine max cultivar Williams 82 chromosome 16, Glycine_max_v4.0, whole genome shotgun sequence includes the following:
- the LRPK gene encoding serine/threonine-protein kinase LRPK precursor: MVLDPARLVLVLLISTCILAINGDTDPNDVTSLKVLFQSMNSPSQLNWNGDDPCGQSWQGITCSGNRVTEIKLPGRSLSGSLGYQLEPLSSVTNLDLSNNNIGGTIPYQLPPNLQYLNLANNNFNGAIPYSLSEKTSLVILNLGHNQLQQALNVDFQKLSSLSTLDLSFNSLTGDLPQTMSSLSSIRTMYLQNNQFTGTIDVLANLPLGTLNVGNNHFTGWIPEQLNNIIQKDGNEWSSGPAPPPPPGTPPVVSRNRNHKSGGHSPSDAGSSDGGGKKSGIGGGGIAGIVISILVVGAIVAFFLVKRRSKKSFNDVEKLDNQPLAQHEVHEMNSMQTSSVTDFKTFDTSAAPISLKPPPFDRRKSFDEDEFSNKPVIVNKPTKVKKTVTAPANVKSYSIADLQIATGSFSVEQLLGEGSFGRVYRAQFDDGKVLAVKKIDSSVLPNDMSDDFVELVSNISQLHDPNVTELVGYCSEHGQHLLVYEFHKNGSLHDFLHLPDECSKPLIWNSRVKIALGIARALEYLHEVCSPSVVHKNIKSANILLDTDFNPHLSDSGLASYIPNANQVLNNNAGSGYEAPEVGLSGHYTLKSDVYSFGVVMLELLSGRKPFDSSRPRSEQALVRWATPQLHDIDALAKMVDPALEGLYPVKSLSRFADVIALCVQPEPEFRPPMSEVVQALVRLVQRTNMSKRTFGTDQGGSNRGGDDNQDTQDM; the protein is encoded by the exons ATGGTGCTGGATCCAGCAAGGCTGGTGCTGGTGCTTTTGATCAGCACCTGCATTTTGGCCATCAATGGTGACACAGATCCAAATGACG TTACTTCTCTAAAGGTTTTGTTTCAAAGTATGAACTCACCTTCCCAGCTAAATTGGAATGGTGATGATCCCTGTGGACAGTCTTGGCAAGGCATCACTTGCTCTGGCAATCGAGTCACAGAGAT TAAGTTACCTGGTCGTTCACTTTCTGGATCTTTGGGTTACCAGCTAGAACCCTTGTCATCTGTCACAAACCT AGACTTAAGTAACAACAATATTGGTGGCACCATACCATACCAACTTCCTCCTAATCTGCAGTACTT AAATCTTGCTAATAATAATTTCAATGGGGCAATCCCTTATTCCCTTTCTGAAAAGACTTCGCTTGTAATCCT GAATCTTGGTCACAATCAGCTCCAGCAAGCACTTAATGTTGATTTTCAAAAGCTTTCTTCCCTCTCTACATT GGATCTCTCGTTCAATTCTTTGACAGGTGACCTGCCTCAGACTATGAGCTCACTTTCTAGCATAAGAACCAT GTATCTGCAAAACAACCAGTTTACAGGCACCATTGATGTCCTTGCTAATCTGCCTCTTGGAACTTT GAATGTGGGAAACAATCATTTTACTGGCTGGATACCAGAACAATTGAATAACATAATACA AAAGGATGGTAATGAATGGAGCTCAGGACCTGCACCCCCACCTCCTCCTGGGACACCTCCAGTAGTATCAAGAAATCGAAATCACAAATCTGGGGGTCATAGCCCATCAGATGCTGGCTCAAGTGACGGTGGAGGCAAAAAATCTGGTATAGGAGGTGGTGGCATTGCTGGAATAGTGATCTCCATCTTGGTTGTTGGAGCAATAGTAGCATTCTTTCTGGTGAAGAGAAGATCCAAAAAGTCATTTAATGATGTTGAAAAGCTTGACAATCAACCCTTGGCTCAACATGAAGTGCACG AAATGAATTCCATGCAAACTTCATCTGTAACTGATTTTAAGACATTTGATACATCTGCGGCCCCAATAAGCCTTAAACCTCCTCCTTTTGATCGTCGCAAATCATTTGATGAGGATGAGTTTTCAAACAAGCCCGTTATAGTCAATAAGCCCACTAAAGTCAAGAAGACTGTAACAGCTCCTGCAAATGTAAAATCATATTCTATAGCTGACCTCCAGATTGCTACTGGAAGCTTCAGCGTGGAGCAACTTCTTGGTGAGGGGTCTTTTGGACGCGTATACCGTGCTCAATTTGATGACGGAAAG GTTCTTGCCGTGAAGAAGATCGATTCATCTGTCCTTCCCAATGATATGTCTGACGATTTTGTAGAACTAGTTTCAAACATATCCCAATTGCATGATCCCAATGTGACAGAGCTTGTAGGTTATTGTTCAGAGCATGGCCAACACCTACTAGTCTATGAGTTTCATAAAAATGGATCACTGCATGACTTCCTTCACCTACCTGATGAGTGTAGTAAACCATTGATATGGAATTCACGAGTGAAAATTGCTTTGGGGATTGCACGCGCTTTAGA GTACCTACATGAAGTTTGTTCACCATCTGTTGTTCATAAGAATATAAAGTCGGCCAACATATTGCTTGATACAGATTTTAATCCTCATCTTTCTGACAGTGGATTGGCAAGCTATATTCCAAATGCAAACCAG GTATTAAACAATAATGCTGGATCTGGATATGAAGCTCCCGAAGTTGGTTTGTCTGGTCATTATACTCTTAAGAGTGATGTTTATAGCTTCGGAGTTGTCATGTTGGAACTTCTTAGTGGACGGAAACCGTTTGATAG CTCAAGGCCGAGGTCTGAGCAGGCGTTGGTTCGATGGGCAACACCTCAACTCCATGATATCGATGCTTTGGCTAAAATGGTTGATCCTGCATTGGAAGGACTATACCCTGTGAAGTCCCTTTCTCGATTTGCGGATGTTATTGCTCTATGCGTTCAG CCGGAGCCGGAATTCCGACCACCTATGTCAGAAGTGGTTCAAGCACTGGTTCGATTAGTGCAGCGAACTAACATGAGCAAGAGGACGTTTGGAACTGATCAAGGAGGATCCAACAGAGGGGGTGATGATAATCAAGATACACAAGACATGTAA